In Solidesulfovibrio carbinoliphilus subsp. oakridgensis, the sequence ATGTGCCTCTTTCTCGTGCCCCAGTTCCCCTGGCTCTTTTTCGTGCTCTACGGCTTCCTCTACACCCCGGTCATCTCCTACATCACGGCCCGGATGGAGGGCATCGCCGGCCAGTTCGTGAGCCTCCCCCTGGTGCGCGAGGCCAGCTTCATCGCCGGGGCCCGGTTTTTCGGCTACCAGGGCATCGAGATCTGGTACGCCCCCATCCCCATCCACAACTACGGCAAGGCGACGGTCGATTTCCGCGAGATCGAGCTGACCGGCACCAGCCTTCGCGGCATCATCAAGGCCGAGATCGTGGTCTTCCCGGTGGTCATGGTGGCAAGCCTGCTTTTCTCCCAGTTCATCTGGCAGCTGGCCCCCATCCCCTCGGCCAGCTACCCCTACGCCCAGGAGCTGTGGCACCTGCAGGCCCTCAATACGCTGCTCATGCAGACCTCGACCCTGGAGGGCAATTCGCTCTTTTTTCAGGCCCTAAACGGCTGGTACGTGACCGCAGGCATCGGCCTTGGCCTGGTCACCTACATCTTCCTTATGATCTTCGGCCTGCCCGTGCTCCTGGTCTACGGCATCGTGCGCGGGCTCGGGCAGAGCGTGCCCCATGGGCTCATTCTCGAAGTCGTGGGCGCGCTCCTTGGCCGCTACTATTTCCTCAAGCGCTACGGGAAGCGGTGGCGGCAGTACGCGCCGGTTCTCCTGGCCGGGTTTTCCTGCGGCATGGGCCTTATGGGCATGTTCGCCATGGGCGCGACCTTGATCCTCAAATCGCTTGGCAAGTTGGCCTATTAGCCGGGGGCTGCCGTGGAAGACGACCTGTCGATCCTCATAAGCCTGCTCCAGAGCGTGTGCGTGGTCATGGTCCTGGCCTACGTGCTGGCCCGGACGCGGCTTTTCGCCCAACTCCTCGACGGCCGGCGCACGCCCGGGAATCTGGCCGCGGTGATCGTCCTCTTCGGGCTTTTTTCCATCTACGGCACCCTTTCCGGCATCCCGCTCCTCGGGTCGGTGATCAACATCCGCGACCTCGGCCCGGCCCTGGCCGGCCTGCTGGCCGGTCCCCTGGCCGGGCTCGGGGCCGGCCTGATCGGTGGAGCCCACCGCTACACCCTGGGCGGCCCGACCTGCCACGGCTGCGTGCTCTCGACCGTGGTGGCGGGCCTGGCCGGCGGGCTGGTCAACACCCGGCTTCACGGCCGGCTGCCGTCCACGGGCCAGGCCGCGGCCCTGGCCCTCGCCATCGAGGCCTTCCACATGCTGGCCGGCCTGGCCCTGGGCCAGCCCTTTGACACGGCCCTGGCCGTGGTCCGGGCCGCCGTGGTGCCCATGCTCGTGTCCAACGCCGCCGGCATGGCGGTCTTCGTCTGCATCATGCGAAACGTCATCGAGGCCCGGGACACGCGGCGGGCCAAGGAGGCCATCGAAGGGGAACTCCGTGTCGCCCGGGACATTCAGATGGGCATCGTGCCCCGGATCTTCCCGGCCTTCCCGGACCGGCCGGAAGTCGAACTCTTCGCCGTCCTCGACTCGGCCAAGGAAGTGGGCGGCGATTTCTACGACTACTACGCCCTGGACGCGGACCGGATCTTCCTGGTCATCGGCGACGTCTCGGGCAAGGGCGTGCCGGCGTCGCTGGTCATGGCCGTCACGATGACGCTTTTCAAGGCCTATGCCCGGGCCAACCGGAGCCCGGCCGAAGTGGCGGCCCGGGTCAACGCCAAGCTGGCCGAGGGCAACGACACCGGCCTTTTCGTCACCGCCTTTTGCGCCGTGCTCGACGTGCGCACCGGCTCCCTGCGCTACGCCAACGCCGGCCACAATCCGCCGGTGGTGCTGCGGGCCTCGGGCGAGTCGGGATTCTTGCCGCGCCAGGGCGGGCTGGTCCTCGGAGCCATGCCCGAGTACGCCTACCGCACCGGCAGCCTGACCCTGGACCCGGGCGACACCCTGGTCCTTTATACCGACGGCGTGACCGAAGCCATGGACGCGTCGGACACGCTTTTCGGCGAAGCCCGGCTGCTTGCGGCCTGCCTGCCCGAGCGCCGTCGGGCCCCGAAAATCGTGGTCGAGGCCGTGATCGCGGCGGTGCGGGCCTTTGCCGGGACCGCTCCCCAGTCCGACGACATCACCCTGCTGGCCGTCCGCTACCAGGGAGGAGGCGCCCCCACCTTGCCCCTTGACGCAGTCGCGGGTCTTGGAATATAAACTTCGGTTTCGCGTTGGGTCGTAGCGGCCCGGTCGTGTCCGGCGCCATGGGGTCTGCCCTTGACTCCGGAAAAAAACGTCTTACCAGGGTGGCGAACTCCAATCTGGTCGGCGCCGCACCCTTCCAACGCGCAAGGAGAAACGCATGGCGCGCATTACCGTCGAAGACTGCCTGGAAAAAATCAACAACCGTTTCCTCATCGTGCAGATGGCCATCAAGCGTGTGCACCAGTACCGCGAAGGCTACGAGCCCCTGGTCGAGTGCAAAAACAAGGAAGTGGTCACCGCCCTTCGCGAGATCGCCGCCGGTGAAGTGTTGCCGAGCGAGCCCATCGTCGAAGCGGGCGTGCTGCTGCCCGAAAACGAATAGCTGGACACAATGCCCCGGGATTACTACGAAGTTCTCGGCGTTGAGCGGGACGCCGACGATGAGGCCATCAAGAAGGCCTACCGCCAGCTGGCCTTCAAGTTCCACCCCGACCGCAACCCCGACGATCCCGAGTCCGAATCCAAGTTCAAGGAAGCGGCCGAGGCCTACGAGGTGCTGCGAAACCCCGAGACCCGGGCCCGGTACGACCGGTTCGGCCAGGAGGGGCTTGGCGGCAACGGCTTTGGCGGATTCAACTCCACCGACGACGTTTTCAGCGCCTTTTCCGACATCTTCGGGGAGTTTTTCGGCTTCGCCGGCCGGACCTCGCGCGGTCCGCGCCCCCAGTCCGGAAACGACCTGCGCTATGACCTGACCGTCTCCTTCCGCGACGCCGCCAAGGGGACCGAGGTCACGCTCAAGATCCCGAAAAACGTGCAGTGCCACGTCTGCGACGGCTCCGGAGCCGAGCCCGGCACCGCGCCCGAGACCTGCAAGCAGTGCGGCGGCTCGGGCCAGGTGGTCCAGAGCCAGGGCTTTTTCCGCATCGCCGTGACCTGTCCCGTCTGCCGGGGCGAGGGCCGGGTGGTCACGTCGCCGTGCAAGGAATGCCGGGGACGGGGCGTCACCCGCCAAGTCCGGGAGCTCAAGGTCCGGGTGCCGGCCGGCGTGGACGACGGCAGCCGGCTGCGGCTTCGCGGCGAGGGCGAGCCCGGGCTCCACGGCGGGCCGCCGGGCGACCTGTACGTCATCCTGCGGGTCGAGCCGGACAAGGTCTTCGAGCGCCAGGGCCAGAACCTGGTCCTTCGGGCCGACATCAGCTTCGTGCAGGCGGCCCTTGGTCACAAGATCGAGGTGCCGACCCTGGACGGGCACGAGATGATGGACATCCCCAAGGGCACGCAAAGCGGCGAGGTCTTCTCGCTTCGCGGCCTGGGGCTGCCCGTGCCGGGATCGAGCCGCAGCGGCGACCTCTTGGTCGAGGTGACGGTGCTCACCCCCAAAAACCTGACCAAGAAGCAGGAAGAGCTTTTGCAGGAATTCGAGAAGCTCGACGAGCAAAAGCCCATGAAGAAGGTCAAGGATTTCTTCCGTAAAGCCAAGGAAGTCATGGGGAACTGAGATGGGAACACTTTTGCGCTTCGCGCCTCTGGCGCTGGCCCTGACCCTGGCCCTGCCGGCCCTGGCCCTGGCCGATCCGACGCTCGACTACCGGGACGGCGTGGCCGCCGCCACCAAGGGCGACATGGACACGGCCATCGCGGCCTTCACGCGCATCATCGACGCCGGCGCGGGCATCGACCCGAAAAACCTGGCCAGCGCCTACAACCTGCGCGGCATGTGCCACGACGCCAAGAATGAGACCGAAGCGGCCATCGCCGACTACACCAAGGCCGTGGAGACCGATTCCAAGCTGGCCGAGGCCTTCGGCAACCGGGCCATGGCCTACATGAAGCTCGGGCAGGTGGACAAGGCCAAGGCGGACGCCACGTCGGCCAAGCGCATCGACCGCAAGGTCAAAGTCCCGACCTTCGAGTAGGCCGCCATGAGCGAAACCTTCACCCATATCGACGCCGACGGCCGCACCCGCATGGTCGATGTCGGGGCCAAGTCCAAGACGCGCCGCCTGGCCATTGCCGGCGGCGAAGTCCGGCTTGCGCCCAAAACCATGCAGCTTTTGGCCACCGCCGCCCTGCCCAAGGGTGACGCTCTGGCCACGGCCAAGATTGCCGGAATCCTCGCCGCCAAGCGCACGGCCGACCTGATTCCCCTGTGCCATCCGCTGCCCCTGGCCTTTGCCGACGTCCGGTTCTTCGTGGACGAGGCCGCGGCCATCGTCCGCATCGAGGCCGAAGCCTCGACCACGGCCGAGACCGGCGTGGAGATGGAGGCCCTGACCGCCGCCTCGGTGGCCGCGCTCACCATTTACGACATGTGCAAGGCCGTGCAGAAGGACATCGTCCTCGGCGAGATCCGGCTCCTCTTCAAGTCCGGCGGCAAGTCCGGCACCTACGTCGCCCCCGAATGGCCCACGGACCGCCCGTTGCCGGCGTGATGAAGATTAAGATGCCTCCGGCGGCCGGGGGGCACACCCCCCCGGACCCCCTGAATGGGCAAGGTGATTTTTCCGGTGGCGCATGGGCTGGGAAGAGCAGCGGGAATAGAAAAGCCCGGAAGCAATTGCTTCCGGGCTTTCATATTTACTGAGACGGACGACGTCCCGCAGCTTTACCCCCTTTGAACCATCGGGGGGGTCCGGGGGGAATCATTCCCCCCGGCCGCCGGAGGCATCTTTTCTTATCTTATCTTATCTTCTTCCTACCACACGCTGCGTACTTTGACGCCGCGGGCGGCCATGTGGTCTTTGCACTGCTTGATGGTGTACTCGCCGTAGTGGACGATGGAGGCGATGAGTGCGGCCGAGGCTTTGCCGGTGGTCACGGCGTCGGCCATGTGGTCGGGGTTGCCGGCACCGCCGGAGGCGATGACCGGGATGGTCACGGCTTCGCAGATAAGGCGCGTCAGCGTCAGTTCGTAGCCCGTCTTGGCCCCGTCGGCGTCGATGGAGTTGCAGCAGATTTCCCCGGCCCCGAGCGCCTCCACGGTCTTGGCCCAGTCGATGGCGTCGAGGCCCATGGCCTTGCGGCCGCCGTGGATGACGATTTCGTAGCCGGACGGGATCTCTTTGGACACGGGCACCTTTTTGACGTCCATGCCGACCACCACGCACTGGGAGCCGAAGGCGGCCGCGCCCTGGCTGATGATGTCCGGGTTTTTGACGGCCGCGGAATTGACCGAGATCTTTTCCGCGCCGGCCAAGAGCACCGCCCGCATGTCCTCGACCGTGGAGATGCCGCCGCCGACCGAGAAGGGGATAAATATCTCCCTCGCCACCTTGTCGACCACATCGAGCATGATGCCCCGGCCTTCGCTCGAAGCCGTGATGTCGTAAAAGACCAGCTCGTCGGCCCCGGCCTCGTAGTAGAGGCGGGCGGTCTCGACCGGGTCGCCGATGTCCACGTTGCCCTTGAACTTGATGCCCTTGGTGAGCTTGCCGTCGCGGACGTCCAGGCAGGGAATGACGCGTTTGGAGAGCATGGATCAGGCCTCCTGGCAGTAGGCGGCGAAATTGCGCAGCAGGGACAGGCCCGGCCGGCCGCTTTTTTCCGGGTGAAACTGGACCGCCCAAAGCCCCTTGCGGCCGTGCACCGAACAGAACGGCAGGCCGTAGACCGTGGTGCCAAGGACGTATTCGTCGGCCGGCACCGGGTAGTAGCTGTGGACGAAATAGAATTCCGCTTCGGGCGCGATGCCGTCGAAGAGTTCGCACGGCGCCTTGAGGGCCACCTGGTTCCAGCCCATGTGCGGGATGCGGATGGGGATGCCGTCCTCGTCGGTCAGGGCCGGGGTGAACATGGCGCACTGGCCGGGCACGATGCCAAGGGCCGTGGTGTCGTTCTCGGCGCTGTAGTCGAGGAGGATCTGGCAGCCGACGCAGATGCCGAGCAGGGGCTTTCCGGCCGCGACCTGCCCGGTCAAGACGGCGTCGAGCCCGGTGGAGGTCAGCTCCAGCATGGCCTGGCCGGCCGCGCCCACGCCCGGAAAGATGATGCCCGAGGCGTCGGCGAGGATCGACGGATCGGCCGTGATGCGGCACGGGATGCCGAGGTGGGTCAGGGCCCGTAAAACGCTCGTCTGGTTCCCGGCCTTGTAGTCCAAAATGGCAAGCATGGCGTCTTTCTCCTTGGCCCCTTGCCTCCGGCGGCCAGGAGAGGCGCTGCCTCTCCTGGACCTCTCCGCCGGGGGGGATCATCCCCCCCGGACCCCCTGAAAGGTGAGGGGGGAATGGCGTCATAAATGGTTCATGGATGCGACGGTCGAGAAGGCGTCGCATTTGGCGAAAGCCGGTTGTGAACATTTTGGGGAATTTTGGCAAGGGACGTCGCCAGGGCGGTCTAGGCGGGGAGGCCCTATTTCCGGCGCTTGAACATCTTCTCCATTTCGCGCGGCCCGAAGCGGACCGTTACCGGCCGGCCGTGGGGGCAGTAGTCCCGGTCCGGCGCCTTGGCCCACTGGGCCAAGAGCGCCACGGCCTCGTCGTCGGCAAGCGGGGTGCCGGCCTTGACGGCCGTCTTGCAGCTCATGAGAATCCACAGGTCGCGCAGGGTCTTGGACTGCCCGGCCAGGGCGGCGGACAGGTACTCCCGGGCCTGGCCCACGGACAGCGCCGGCGGCGCGCCGGTCATGGCCACCAGGCCGGGCCGGGGCGTTTCGAGCACAAAGCCCATGGCCCGAAGCTCGGGGAAAAGCTCCCGCAGCCGGGCCGCTTCCGAGGCATGGAGCGGCACCTCGACCGGGATGCCGACCGGCCGGCTGTGGCCCCGGTGGCCGGACGCCTCCATGGCCGCGAACAGGATGCGCTCGTGGGCCGCGTGCTGGTCAACGAGGACCAGTTCCCGGCCGAGGTCCACGATGAGGTAGGTGTCCGCGAACTGGCCCAGGTAGCGGACCCCGGGCGGCAGGGCCGGCTCCAGCTCCTCCACGGTCCGGGCACGGAGGATTTCCGGCGCCGGTCCGGCAGCCTCTTCGCCGCGCTCGTGGCGGACCACGGCCGGCGGATCGGGATGGCGCAGGGGGGCCTGCCGGACCGGGGGCGCGCCTTCGGCGACGTGCGGCCCGGAGGCCTCGGCCGGCCCTGATGACGGACCGCCCGAACTGCCTGGACCGCCCGGGCGGGCCGGAGGGGCCGGCGCGTCGGACCAGGGCCGGAGGGAGTCCTCCCGGCCGGAGCCGGCCATGGGCGTGGTTTCCTTCGGGCTCGGAGCGTCGGCCCGGGCCAGTTCGCCGAGGAAATCCAGGCGCGAGGCAAACTTCGGCCCTTCGGCGTCCTGCCGGACCCACGGCTCGGGCGCGGGCACGGTGCGAAGGACGAGGTTTTTGTCCAGGGCCTGGCCGACCGCCCGGCGGAGGTTTACAAACACGGCCTGCTCGTCGCGAAACCGGACCTCGGTCTTGGCCGGATGGACGTTCACGTCCAGGTCCTCGGGCGGGATCTCCAGGAAAAGGACGGCTTGCGGGTATTCGCGGGAGAGCAGCCGGCCCTTGTAGGCCTCGCGCACGGCGGCCAGGAGCACCCGGTCGAGGACGGCCCGGCCGTTGACGTAGAAAAGCATCCGGTCGGCCTTGGCCTGGGCCTTGAGCGGCTTGCCGAGGATGCCATGGACCCGGATCGGGCCCAGGGCGTAGTCCACCTCGAAGAGGTCGTCGGTGACGGCCGGCGGCCAGATGCCGGACAGGCGGGCGAGAAGCGTCTGGCCGGCCGGAAAGCGCAGGCTGGTTTTGCCGCCGACCGAAAGTTTCATGGCCACGTCCAGCCGGGCCAGGGCGGTGCGGCAAAAGACGTCCGTGGCCCGCTTGGTCTCGGTGGGCTCGGATTTCAGGAATTTGAGCCGGGCCGGCACGGCGGCGAAGAGGTCCCGGACCTCGATGCGCGTGCCCTTGGCCAGGGCGGCCGGGCCGCGCTCGACGATGCGGCCGCTTTCGACCTTGATGATCGCCCCCTCGTCAAAGGCCTCGTGGCGGGAGGTGAGGGTAAAGGTCGAGACCGAGGCGATGCTCGGCAGGGCCTCGCCGCGAAAGCCGAAGCTCGCGATGCTGGCCAGTTCGGCCATGGAGGCGATCTTGCTCGTGGCGTGGCGCGTGACGGCCAGCGGCAGTTCCTCGGGCGTCATGCCCCAGCCGTCGTCGGCCACGGAGAGGAGCGTGCGGCCGCCGCCCTCGATGGCCACGTCGATGCGCGCGGCTCCGGCGTCGAGGCTGTTTTCCACCAGTTCCTTGAGCACGCTGGCCGGCCGCTCCACCACCTCGCCGGCGGCGATCTGGTTTTGCAGTTCCGGCGGCAGGACGCGGATGGTGCGGTGTTTGACGGCGTTTGGCATGGCCCGACCCTACGCCAACTCGGCCGCCAGGCAAAGCCGGCCGGCCGGGCTGGAAAACCCGGGGCAATGGGGGTAGACCCGGGCCGGGCCGCTCGCCCAAGGAGATTTCCCATGCCCATTGCCCACAACTACCTGCGCACCCGGGTGCGCCTGGACCATATCGCCGCCAACTACAAACGCCTGGCCGGGCTTGGCGGCCGGGTCCTGGCCGTCATCAAGGCCGACGCCTACGGCCACGGACTGCTCGAAACGGCCCGGGTGCTGACCGGGGCCGGGTGCGACGGCTTTGCCGTGGGTTCGGTGGCCGAGGGCGCGGCCCTGCGGGCCGCCATTCCCCGGGCCGCCATCGTGTCGCTTCTGGGGCCGGTCCTGCCCGAGGACGACGCCATGATCCTCGGCCACAGCATCATCCCCTTCATCCACGACTTCGGGCAGCTCGAACGGCTGGCCGGGCGCGCGGCCAGGAAACGGGTCAAGGCCCGGGTGGCCCTCAAGTTCGACACCGGCATGGCCCGGCTCGGCTTTGTCGAGGCCGACGTGCCGGAGCTTCTAAAACGCCTGGAGGACATGCCGGCCATCGAGGTGGCCATGGTCGGCTCACACCTGGCCACGGCCGACGATCCGGCGGCGTTTGCGTTCGTGGCCGAGCAGGGCGAGGGGTTCGGCCGGATCTGCGCGGCCCTGCGCCGGGCGGGCCTCGCCTTCGAGGGGTCGCTGTGCAATTCCGCCGGCATCATGGCCCACGCCGACCGGTTCGGCTTCGAGACCCGCCGGGCCGGCATCGCGCTGTACGGCGTCAATCCGTTTCTCGGAACCGACCGGGAGACGCTCGGCCAGGGGCTGGTCGCGGCCATGGAGACGGTGACGCGCATCGTCTCGGTCCACGACGTGGCCGCCGGCCGGTCGGTCAGCTACGGCCGGACGTTCACGGCCGAGCGCGACATGCGGGTGGCGGTGGTGGCCGCCGGCTATGCCGACGCCTACAGCCGGGGGCTGTCCAACGCCGGGGCCATGTGCCTGGCCGGCAAGCGGGTGCCGATCGTCGGACGGGTCTGCATGCAGTTGACAGCCGTGGACGTGACGGGCATCGCCTGCGCGCCCGGCGACGTCATCCATCTGCTCGGCGGCCAGGGGCCGGAAGCGGTCACGGCCAACGACGTGGCCGGCTGGTGGGGGACCATTCCCTACGAAGTCCTATGCCTCTTTGGCCTGAACCCCCGGGAATACGTCTAACACCCACCATCCCAGGGGGCGCGCCCCCATCGAGGAGGGTCCGGGAGGGGATCATCCCCTCCCGGCCGCCGGAGGCATCTTCTCCGTCCGGCCCGCGTCCTGTCCTTGAACGCAAAAAATCCATTTCTATCTTAAAAATACGGACGTATTTTTAAGGGTGCAACATTAGGCCCTGGTCGGGATGCCGTGGATACGCAGGTAGCGGTAGAGGCTTTGCTTGCCGAGCTGGGACAGGTCGCAGGCCTTGTGGATGTCGCCGCCGGTCGCCTGCATGAGCGTCTTGAAATACCGGTGCTCGGTTTCCTTCTTGTAGTCGTCAAAGGGCGTGAGCACGAGTTCCGGCTGGGCCGGGGCCGGTTCGATGGGCGGCAGGAGCTCCATTTCCTGGCCGTTGGCGGCCTCCTGCCGTTTGCCGCTCATGATGCGGATGCGGACTTCCGGCGGCAGGTGCTTGGGGTAGAGGGTCGGCTCGAACTGGGCCCGCACGATGATGTTTTCCATGAGGTTGACCAGCTCGCGCACGTTGCCCGGCCAGTCGTAGGCCTGGAGGGTGTCGAGGAATTCCGGGGAAAAGCCCTTGAGCGGCACCTTGTACTTGAGGCAAAAGGCGTTCATGTAGTGGATGGTCAGCTCCCGGATGTCCGCGTCGCGCTGGCGCAGGGCCGGGATGTGGATGTGCATGGTGCGCAGGCGAAAGAGCAGGTCGTTTCGAAACGTGCCCGAGGCGACCAGGGCTTCGAGGTCCCTGTTGGTGGCGGCGACGAGCCTGAAATCGCTGGTCTCCTCCTCCTTGGCCCCGACCGGCCGGAAGCGGCGCTCCTGGAGCACGCGCAAAAAGGCCTTTTGCTGGGAAAAGGGCAGCTCGCCCACCTCGTCGAGGAAGAGCGTTCCCTTGTCGGCCTGCTTGATCAGCCCTTCCTGCTTTTTCTCCGCGCCCGTGAAAGCCCCCTTGGCGTGGCCGAAGAGCACGGATTCGATCAGCGTCTCGGTCAGGCTCGAACAGTCGACCACCACGAACGGCCCCTCGGCCCGGTCGCTGTTGTCGTGGATGGCCCGGGCGAAGAGTTCCTTGCCCGTGCCGGTCTCGCCGGTAATGAGCGTGTTGGCGTCGGAGTTGGCGGCCTGGGCCACGAGATCGAGGCAGCTTGCCACGCGCGGGCTGTTGCCGATGATGCCTTCGCGCTTCAGGGCCACGGTGGGCGGTCGGTGGGCGAATTTCTCCTTGCGGTACTGCAGGGCGCGAATGAGCGGCAGGGTCATGGATTCGGCGGTGGCCGGTTTTTCGATGTAGTCCCAGGCGCCGTTTTTGATGGCCAGTTCCGCGCCGTTGGGGTAGCTCGCGCCGGTGAAGATGATGACTTCCGGGGCCCGCTCCCGCTCGGTGATCCTCGGGATGGAGAGAAGCCCGTTGCCGTCCGGCAGGTCCACGTCCAGGTAGACCACGTCAAAGGCGTCTTTATCCAGGGCTTCGAGGCCCTTGGTCAGATTCGGCCGGGTTTCGACCTCGTGGTCCATGCCCTCGATGACCAGCCGGCAGACCTCGCGGATATGGGTGTCGTCGTCGATGACCAGAATTTTCGCCATGCCACCTCCCTGGTGTCCCCTGACGGACATTTGTGTAAGGCGAACAGGCCATTTTGTCGAGACGGGGCGGGCGGGAGCGTTTGACGCCCGATGCCCGGCCCCGTAAAGTGGCCGCAGCCAAGGAGGCGGTCATGACCGAGGAAAACGCAGCCAAGCCCAAACGCCCGATCCTGGTCTGGGTCATCTTTCTTTTTTACCTGGTCAGCTCGGTCCAGGTGATCGTGGGGCTTTTCTTCGTGACCGCCGGCGGGGTGGAGATGACGCCCGAGGGCCAGGCCTATCTGGCCAAATTCACCGTCATGGACCGGGTGATCGGCTACGTGAATGCCGCCGTGACCCTGGTCGGGGTGACGCTCCTTTTCGCTCAGCGCCGGCAGGCGGTGAACGTATTGGCCCTGGCCTTTGCCCTGAACCTCTTTTCCACGGCCGTGGTCTGGGTGAAGACCGATCCTGCCTCCGTCATCGCGCCGACCGGGCTCCTGGCCCAGGCGGTCGGCATCGCGCTCTTCGGCGCGGTGGTTTACTACTCCTGGCGGCTTTTGAAGCGGGGCGTGCTCTACCGGTGATCAGCCCGCGCCGCCGGTGCGGCGGCCGCAGCAGTAGAGCACGGCGTAGCTGGCCGGCATGCCTTCCACCGTGCCGAACCGTTCGGCGTAATACTTCCGAAATTCCCGATACCTGGCCGGGCTGCCCGCCCGCCGGCCTTCCGTGTGGGTCACGCCCGCACCCTTGAGGCTGCGAAGAAGGGTGGGCACGCTCTCGTGCGTCACCACCTGGCGCGCCTCCTCCATGCTCCACTCGATGCCCGGTATTGCGGCGAAAAGCTCCCGGTAAAAGGCCGCCGGCCGCATGGGATAGACCGAGCCGAAGCCCGTGGCCGCCGCGGCCTCGGCCAGCTCCGCAAGCGTCCCTTCCACATAGAGGGCGATGGCGAAGCCGCCGCCCGGCCGCACGAGCCGCAGGTCGGCCGGGATGGACGCGGCCGGATCGGCGTACCAGTGCATGGCCGAGGCCGAGGCCAGGAAGGCGAAGGCGCCGTCCCGGAAGGGCGGCCGTTCGCCGTCGGCCGCGACCTTGCGGGCGCCGGGCATGGCGGCCCGGGCCAACATGCCCGGCGCCAGGTCGAGGGCCAGGTACGGGCCCCGGGTCCGGGGCAAAAGCGCGCGCGTGAGCAGGCCGCTGCCCGCGCCGATTTCGAGGACGGGAGCGCCGAGGGTGGCCGGACACAGGGCGGCCAACCGGGCGGCCACCAGCCGCTGGACCTGGGCCGCGGCCTCGTAGGTGGCGGCGGCCTGTTCG encodes:
- a CDS encoding sigma-54-dependent transcriptional regulator; protein product: MAKILVIDDDTHIREVCRLVIEGMDHEVETRPNLTKGLEALDKDAFDVVYLDVDLPDGNGLLSIPRITERERAPEVIIFTGASYPNGAELAIKNGAWDYIEKPATAESMTLPLIRALQYRKEKFAHRPPTVALKREGIIGNSPRVASCLDLVAQAANSDANTLITGETGTGKELFARAIHDNSDRAEGPFVVVDCSSLTETLIESVLFGHAKGAFTGAEKKQEGLIKQADKGTLFLDEVGELPFSQQKAFLRVLQERRFRPVGAKEEETSDFRLVAATNRDLEALVASGTFRNDLLFRLRTMHIHIPALRQRDADIRELTIHYMNAFCLKYKVPLKGFSPEFLDTLQAYDWPGNVRELVNLMENIIVRAQFEPTLYPKHLPPEVRIRIMSGKRQEAANGQEMELLPPIEPAPAQPELVLTPFDDYKKETEHRYFKTLMQATGGDIHKACDLSQLGKQSLYRYLRIHGIPTRA
- a CDS encoding methyltransferase domain-containing protein, with protein sequence MKRPLQRRFEQAAATYEAAAQVQRLVAARLAALCPATLGAPVLEIGAGSGLLTRALLPRTRGPYLALDLAPGMLARAAMPGARKVAADGERPPFRDGAFAFLASASAMHWYADPAASIPADLRLVRPGGGFAIALYVEGTLAELAEAAAATGFGSVYPMRPAAFYRELFAAIPGIEWSMEEARQVVTHESVPTLLRSLKGAGVTHTEGRRAGSPARYREFRKYYAERFGTVEGMPASYAVLYCCGRRTGGAG